The DNA region GGTCTTCGTCTACGGAACCCTCATGGGCGGCTTCGACAGGCGCCGACGTGCCGGCATCGATACCCGCATGCGACTCATCGGCCGTGGCTCGATCGAGGCCGCGCTCTACGACCTGGGGATCTTTCCGGCCGCCATTCCCGCGCCTGACGGCCGCGTCTGGGGTGAGGTCTACGAGATCGAGGACGACCCGTCCGTGCTTGCCAAGCTCGACGAGATTGAAGGGTATCGTCCCTCCGAACCCGATGCCAGCCTCTATACGCGTTTGCAGGTTCTGGTGATGCTCGACGATGGACGTGTCGATGCGGCGTGGGTGTACTTCTACAACGCTCCGCTCGGCCGTGCGGAGCGCATCGCCTCTGGCGACTACCTCGAGTACCTCAAGGTGAAGTAGGCCCTTTGGGTGGATGAGCGGCACCGCGTGCCGCCCTCCGCTCTGAGACGCCATCAAGGTACGACTTGATGGCGGACGCAGCATGCGGCGGCACGTCCACGAACTCGATCCCCGCTCGATAGCGCACCAGTTCGCCGCCCAGTTCCGCGATGCTGCAGTGGGCCACCCGGCCTTTCACGACAATCGAATGGTCATCCAGCTCAAGCCGGAGGTCGTGGATGGAATTGAGGACCAGCGGGAATGCCGTGTCCAGCATGGCGCCACGTTGGCTGAACTCCCTGATCTCCACCGGCGCCACCACGCTGACTTCGCCCGGTAAGCCACCGGGCACCTCCACGCGCGCCACCGAACGTTTGTCATGTGTCATCGGGCCGAACTATAACACGGGGTGAATATGGGGCGAACACCCGCGGGAGAAGGAGGGCGCCGGCGAGCGTTGGGGACCAGAAACCGGGGGCGAGCTGCTCCATTCTGATAAAATAGACGGCCTTGCGGGCACAAATTGGAGATCATGCACAGGCCGCGCCTCGCGGCCCGCTCCATCCTTCAGTCGGTCGTCTCTGCTGCTGAGGTCAGAACCATGCGCATTGCGGTCATTCCCGGCGACGGCATCGGCAAGGATGTCACCGCCGAAGCGGTCAAAGTGCTTCACACCGTCGCGGACGTGTTCGGTCGCCGTCTCGATCTCGAGATGCTGCCCTACGGTGCCGACTATTTCCTCGAGACCGGCATCAGCATGCCGCCGAACGGCTACAAGATGCTGCGCGATGAGTTCAACGCGGTGTACATCGGCGCGCTCGGCGATCCGCGCGTGCCCGACATGCGCCATGCGCGCGACATCCTGCTCGGCACCCGCTTCGAACTCGATCTCTACGTCAATCACCGGCCGGTCAAACTGCTTGATGCGCGCCTGTGTCCACTGAAGAATCGCGGCCCGGCGGACGTCAACTTCGTCGTGTTCCGCGAGAACACCGAGGGCATGTACGTGGGCATCGGCGGCCGTTTCAAGGCGGGCACCGAGGATGAGATCGCGATCCAGGAGGACATCAACACCTACAAGGGCGTGCATCGCATCATCAGGCATGCGTTCGAGCACGCGAAGGCGAAGGGTCTCACGAAGGTGTGCATGGCCGACAAGAGCAACGCGCTCACGATGGGGCACGCGCTGTGGCAGCGAGTGTTCTCAGAGGTGGCGCCGCAGTATCCAGGCATCGAGGCGACGCATCTCTACATCGATGCGCTGACGATGCAGATGGTCAAGAACCCGGGACAGTTCCAGGTGAT from Acidobacteriota bacterium includes:
- a CDS encoding gamma-glutamylcyclotransferase, with the protein product MSEKVFVYGTLMGGFDRRRRAGIDTRMRLIGRGSIEAALYDLGIFPAAIPAPDGRVWGEVYEIEDDPSVLAKLDEIEGYRPSEPDASLYTRLQVLVMLDDGRVDAAWVYFYNAPLGRAERIASGDYLEYLKVK
- a CDS encoding PilZ domain-containing protein, whose protein sequence is MTHDKRSVARVEVPGGLPGEVSVVAPVEIREFSQRGAMLDTAFPLVLNSIHDLRLELDDHSIVVKGRVAHCSIAELGGELVRYRAGIEFVDVPPHAASAIKSYLDGVSERRAARGAAHPPKGPTSP
- a CDS encoding 3-isopropylmalate dehydrogenase — translated: MHRPRLAARSILQSVVSAAEVRTMRIAVIPGDGIGKDVTAEAVKVLHTVADVFGRRLDLEMLPYGADYFLETGISMPPNGYKMLRDEFNAVYIGALGDPRVPDMRHARDILLGTRFELDLYVNHRPVKLLDARLCPLKNRGPADVNFVVFRENTEGMYVGIGGRFKAGTEDEIAIQEDINTYKGVHRIIRHAFEHAKAKGLTKVCMADKSNALTMGHALWQRVFSEVAPQYPGIEATHLYIDALTMQMVKNPGQFQVIVTNNMFGDIITDLGAQLQGGLGMAASGNLHPGRTSMFEPVHGSAPKYAGKNVANPFGAILSAALMLEYLGLADEARAVEAAVEQAVVTGNGPAEIGGKLGTRETGDYVVNVIRSKK